In Brettanomyces bruxellensis chromosome 8, complete sequence, a genomic segment contains:
- the RPS21 gene encoding 40S ribosomal protein S21, whose translation MIKLLEHDIYDIKCLELVNTEDEGNKSGVFSNRLIFAISSELRYLLSDASCALVVELYIPRKCSATNRIIKSGDHASVQINVANVDEDGKVIPNSNTTYALCGYVRARGEADDCLNRLAQQDGIINNVWSYSR comes from the exons ATGATCAAGCTTCTGGAACATGACATATATGATATCAAGTGTTTAGAGTTGGTGAATACAGAGGATGAAGGCAACAAGTCTGGCGTTTTTAGCAATAGACTAATCTTTGCTATTAGTTCAGAATTAAGATATTTGTTATCAGATGCGAGTTGTGCGCTCGTA GTTGAGCTTTACATTCCAAGAAAGTGCTCTGCCACTAACAGAATTATTAAGTCTGGTGACCATGCTTCTGTTCAGATCAACGTTGCCAACGTTGACGAGGACGGAAAGGTTATTCCAAACTCAAACACAACCTACGCTCTCTGTGGATACGTTAGAGCCAGAGGTGAGGCTGATGACTGTTTGAACAGATTGGCTCAGCAGGATGGTATCATTAACAACGTCTGGTCTTACTCTCGTTAA
- the TIF1 gene encoding translation initiation factor eIF4A, giving the protein MSSEETKATEATATPVTAAAPSAAADAPAPAAEKSADAAEKKEEKAAGPQIDANGMQTNYDKIAYSFDDLKLKPEILRGIFAYGYEHPSAIQQRAILPIIEGRDVLAQAQSGTGKTATFTIAALQNIDEKKKETQALIMAPTRELALQIQKVVLAIGLHLNVSVHASIGGKAVSEDIEALKQGAQIVVGTPGRVYDMIERGFFRTEGVKMFIMDEADEMLSSGFKEQIYNVFKFLPKEVQVVLLSATMPQDVLEVTSTFMRNPIRILVKKDELTLEGIKQYFVDVDAEQYKFDCLCDLYDAISVTQAVIFCNTRRKVEELTQKLTENNFTVSAIHADLTQEERDTIMTEFRTGSSRILISTDLLARGIDVQQVSLVINYDLPNNKENYIHRIGRGGRFGRKGVAINLLTKDDIPAMREIEKFYSTQVVELPANIRELFD; this is encoded by the coding sequence atGTCTAGTGAAGAAACAAAGGCTACTGAAGCTACTGCTACTCCCGTTACTGCTGCTGCTccttctgctgctgccgaTGCTCCTGCTCCTGCTGCTGAGAAATCCGCCGATGCTGctgagaagaaggaggagaaggcTGCTGGTCCACAAATCGATGCCAATGGTATGCAGACCAACTACGACAAGATCGCATACAGctttgatgatttgaagTTGAAACCAGAGATCTTGAGAGGCATCTTCGCTTATGGTTACGAACACCCATCTGCCATTCAGCAGAGAGCTATTTTGCCAATTATTGAGGGTCGTGATGTTCTTGCCCAAGCCCAGTCTGGTACTGGTAAGACTGCCACCTTCACCATTGCTGCTTTGCAAAACattgatgagaagaagaaggagacCCAGGCTTTGATTATGGCTCCAACCAGAGAGTTGGCCCTTCAGATCCAGAAGGTCGTTTTGGCCATCGGATTGCATCTGAATGTTTCTGTTCATGCTTCTATCGGTGGTAAGGCCGTTTCCGAGGATATTGAGGCTCTTAAGCAGGGTGCTCAGATCGTTGTCGGTACCCCAGGTAGAGTTTATGATATGATTGAGAGAGGTTTCTTCAGAACCGAGGGTGTCAAGATGTTCATTATGGATGAGGCCGATGAGATGTTATCTTCTGGTTTCAAGGAACAGATTTACAACgtcttcaagttcttgcCTAAGGAAGTCCAGGTCGTTTTGTTGTCTGCTACTATGCCTCAGGATGTCTTGGAGGTTACTTCTACATTCATGAGAAACCCAATTAGAATTCTTGTGAAAAAGGACGAATTGACCTTGGAAGGTATCAAGCAGTACTTCGTCGATGTTGATGCCGAGCAGTATAAGTTTGACTGCTTGTGCGATTTGTACGATGCTATCTCCGTTACACAAGCCGTTATTTTCTGTAACACTAGAAGAAAGGTTGAGGAGCTTACCCAAAAATTGACTGAGAACAACTTCACTGTGTCCGCAATTCACGCTGATCTTACTCAGGAGGAGAGAGACACGATCATGACCGAGTTCAGAACTGGATCTTCTAGAATTTTAATCTCCACTGACCTTTTGGCCAGAGGTATCGATGTTCAGCAGGTTTCTTTGGTTATCAACTACGATCTTCCAAATAACAAGGAAAACTACATTCACAGAATTGGTAGAGGTGGTAGATTTGGTCGTAAGGGTGTCGCTATTAACCTTTTGACCAAGGATGACATTCCTGCTATgagagaaattgaaaagttcTACTCTACCCAAGTTGTCGAGCTTCCAGCTAACATCCGTGAGTTGTTCGACTAA
- a CDS encoding uncharacterized protein (BUSCO:EOG09265GGX), producing MSYYFAILGTNDAPVYELEIGTYRQSGNGVPHLPNELQELEQFILNSSLDILQDNQFKDTGLFSKNLDSFYGYKILSYLTQGNGKFLIMTDLKNHDESIRQFFIEIHELYVRNLLNPFYEINQPIRSADFDTRVRALAKRYL from the coding sequence ATGTCGTATTACTTTGCTATACTTGGTACAAATGATGCGCCAGTTTATGAACTAGAAATTGGCACGTACAGACAGTCAGGAAACGGGGTTCCACATTTACCAAACGAACTACAGGAACTCGAACAATTTATCTTGAATTCCTCTCTTGATATATTGCAGGATAATCAATTTAAAGATACCGGGCTATTCTCGAAAAATTTAGATTCCTTTTATGGATACAAGATATTGTCATACTTAACACAAGGCAACGGAAAGTTTTTAATTATGACCGATCTGAAGAACCATGATGAAAGCATTCGacaattttttattgagATTCATGAGCTATATGTTAGAAATTTACTAAATCCCTTCTACGAAATAAATCAGCCTATACGAAGTGCAGATTTTGATACAAGGGTCAGAGCTCTGGCGAAAAGGTATTTATGA
- the IDH1 gene encoding isocitrate dehydrogenase (NAD(+)) idh1: protein MATAVRDSSLPKEYGGVYTVTLIPGDGIGKEITDSVKAIFKADNVPVKWETIEMSGLNEDQASTKKQIDEAVRSLKRNKVGLKGITYTPRDQFHRSLNVALRKELDIYASLVLIKNLPGVPSKMKDVDFVLVRENTEGEYSGLEHQSVPGVVESLKIMTRYKTERVARFAFDFAKSNGRKQVTAIHKANIMKLGDGLFRRTVKEIGAAEYPDIDVNDLIVDNASMQAVSRPQQFDVMVTPNMYGAILSNIGAALVGGPGIVPGGNFGREYAVFEPGCRHVGLDIKGKNEANPTAMILSAAMMLRHLGLEERADRISKATYDVLAERKAVTKDIGGSASTTAFTQAVIDKLQSL, encoded by the coding sequence ATGGCCACCGCTGTTAGAGATTCATCTTTGCCAAAGGAATATGGTGGAGTTTATACTGTCACACTGATTCCAGGTGACGGTATTGGTAAAGAAATTACCGATTCCGTGAAGGCTATTTTTAAGGCAGACAATGTTCCAGTCAAATGGGAAACCATTGAGATGTCCGGATTGAATGAGGACCAGGCCagcacaaaaaagcagatagATGAGGCTGTTAGATCgttgaaaagaaacaaagTTGGATTAAAGGGAATAACATATACACCAAGGGATCAGTTTCACAGATCTTTAAATGTTGCTTTGAGAAAGGAATTGGACATTTATGCCTCGTTGGTTCTCATTAAGAACCTTCCTGGTGTTCCAAGCAAAATGAAAGATGTTGATTTTGTTCTGGTGAGAGAGAACACAGAGGGTGAATACTCTGGACTAGAGCACCAGTCGGTTCCAGGTGTTGTGGAATCATTAAAGATTATGACTAGGTATAAGACGGAGAGAGTTGCAAGATTTGCCTTTGATTTTGCCAAGAGCAATGGTAGAAAGCAGGTCACTGCCATTCATAAAGCTAACATTATGAAACTGGGTGATGGCTTGTTTAGAAGAACTGTCAAGGAAATTGGTGCTGCTGAATATCCGGATATAGATGTGAATGACTTGATTGTTGATAATGCCTCAATGCAAGCAGTTTCTCGTCCACAACAGTTTGATGTCATGGTTACACCAAACATGTACGGTGCCATTTTGTCCAATATTGGTGCAGCTTTAGTGGGAGGACCAGGAATTGTTCCAGGTGGTAACTTTGGTCGTGAGTATGCCGTCTTTGAGCCAGGTTGCAGGCATGTTGGCTTGGATATAAAGGGTAAAAATGAGGCTAACCCTACTGCTATGATTTTGTCAGCAGCCATGATGCTCAGACATCTTGGACTTGAGGAACGTGCTGACAGAATCAGCAAGGCTACATATGATGTTTTGGCAGAACGTAAGGCCGTTACAAAAGATATAGGTGGATCTGCTTCTACCACAGCGTTCACTCAAGCTGTTATCGACAAACTTCAGTCATTATGA
- a CDS encoding uncharacterized protein (BUSCO:EOG09263W48), with translation MSKKGRLARRVRKKVRRQELEKRNRKKVAREYRRRNKDGDTYGGIESGPHKPLIPFKNSDKVLLIGEGDFSFALSAVEMKYIQPENLIATSFDTIEELNEKYPDVAKENITKLQNLHVTKIYHGVDCTNLIKTLKLSDNPKKLGKNKHVIGGLKIDLILFNFPHVGRGIKDHDRNIRVNQQLIVDYFKNGRKLYDLLRINRRAETGDKKKEHQKFTRDNFSTERIGLSMFLGEPYDSWEVKKLAKYAIGYQVARSGNFDWETFKGYHHRKTASMHDTTKVASERKARIFVFQSPNIPILLEKVMEEDRRDNSSDDDLDEMD, from the coding sequence ATGTCAAAAAAAGGTCGCTTAGCTAGACGTGTGCGAAAGAAAGTGCGGAGACAGGAGttagaaaagagaaatcgTAAGAAAGTCGCCAGGGAATACCGtcgaagaaataaagatggTGATACATATGGAGGAATTGAGAGTGGACCGCACAAACCATTGATTCCATTTAAAAACTCAGATAAAGTACTTTTGATTGGAGAGggtgatttttctttcgcACTAAGTGCTGTAgagatgaaatatattcaacCCGAAAATCTTATTGCTACATCATTTGATACTATAGAAGAGCTGAATGAAAAGTATCCTGACGTTGCCAAGGAAAACATTACGAAACTACAGAATTTACACGTTACGAAAATATATCATGGGGTTGATTGTACGAATCTCATCAAAACATTAAAACTCAGCGATAACCCTAAAAAGCTTGGCAAGAATAAGCATGTCATTGGCGGACTCAAGATAGATCTAATCTTGTTCAATTTTCCTCACGTGGGTAGAGGAATAAAAGATCATGATAGAAACATCAGGGTAAATCAACAACTTATAGTGGATTACTTTAAAAATGGCAGGAAATTATACGATTTACTCAGAATCAACAGAAGAGCAGAAACAGgtgataagaagaaagaacatcaaaaatttaCCAGAGATAACTTCAGCACGGAAAGAATCGGCCTGAGTATGTTTTTAGGAGAACCTTACGATTCCTGggaagtgaaaaaattggCCAAGTACGCTATTGGATACCAGGTCGCTCGGAGTGGAAACTTTGACTGGGAAACTTTCAAGGGCTATCACCATCGGAAAACGGCATCTATGCATGATACCACTAAGGTCGCTAGCGAGCGGAAAGCCCGtatatttgttttccagTCACCAAATATTCCAatacttcttgaaaaagtaATGGAAGAAGACAGACGAGACAATAGTAGCGATGATGATCTCGATGAAATGGATTAG